The following proteins are encoded in a genomic region of Primulina huaijiensis isolate GDHJ02 chromosome 3, ASM1229523v2, whole genome shotgun sequence:
- the LOC140972954 gene encoding wound-induced basic protein, translated as MIYDVNSPLFRSFLSQKGGSSDKRKTEEQKPREQKPKANENKPVMNE; from the exons ATGATTTACGACGTCAATTCTCCCCTTTTCCGTTCTTTCCTCAGCCAGAAGGGTGGCTCTTCCGACAAGAG GAAAACTGAAGAGCAGAAGCCAAGGGAACAGAAGCCAAAAGCAAATGAAAACAAACCTGTTATGAATGAGTAA
- the LOC140972952 gene encoding uncharacterized protein isoform X2, translating to MSSQDRVRRYTRSRRRKPMLDVDLNVVPQMPWDQEGTSNHASSQDRQEGTMLLTATIDLDAYDDDVIISSPRAFAEAKNNSRRNHGRAVVVDLEPEERPTHNKRARFPTSQTICDFYINLEGSGNSNSMRNRGQRATLTLPPPKEPTFSCPVCMGTLVEETSTKCGHIFCKACIKAAIAAQGKCPTCRRKITMKDMIRIYLPATNST from the exons ATGAGCAGCCAGGATCGAGTGAGGAGGTATACGAGGAGTAGACGGAGAAAGCCAATGTTAGATGTTGATCTTAATGTTGTGCCCCAAATGCCATGGGATCAGGAGGGGACTTCAAATCATGCAAGTTCCCAGGACAGGCAGGAAGGAACCATGCTACTGACTGCAACAATTGACCTGGATGCATATGATGATGATGTTATCATATCTTCCCCGAGGGCTTTTGCAGAA GCTAAAAACAATTCTAGAAGAAATCATGGACGTGCTGTTGTGGTTGATCTTGAACCTG AAGAAAGGCCAACTCACAACAAGCGTGCAAGGTTTCCTACAAGCCAAACAATTTGCGATTTCTACATAAATCTAGAAGGCAGTGGCAATTCCAATTCCAtg AGAAACAGAGGACAGAGAGCGACGTTGACGCTGCCGCCACCAAAGGAGCCTACATTTAGTTGTCCAGTCTGCATGGGCACATTGGTTGAGGAGACGTCCACCAAGTGTGGTCACATTTTTTGCAAAGCGTGCATCAAAGCTGCCATAGCTGCTCAGGGCAAATGCCCTACCTGTAGGAGGAAAATAACTATGAAAGACATGATTAGAATTTATCTTCCCGCGACAAACAGTACTTAA
- the LOC140972949 gene encoding RPM1-interacting protein 4-like, whose product MARSNVPKFGNWESEDNVPYTVYFDKARKTKGGKMINPNDPQENPEMFENVDSSPHAPANAHVSPSRPRTRTEEPIVKGAVKPSPEHGVAGEDVEFMQSSNPPARYENTNQKAAGESNYGARRPKQARSPMPSAGSEQSFDHPHQHAKVGGRVGGPQALEGKNYEGSQGTTGKSRMRQANLGDDSPDKAAAVPRFGDWENDPQSAENFTDIFQKVRDERNAGPGNVSTTPRHSSYPARGQPSNQPKKCCCPWW is encoded by the exons ATGGCT CGTTCAAATGTGCCAAAATTCGGCAACTGGGAAAGTGAAGACAATGTTCCTTACACAGTTTACTTTGACAAAGCAAGAAAAACTAAAGGTGGAAAGATGATCAACCCAAACGATCCCCAGGAGAATCCCGAGATGTTTGAAAATGTTGACTCTTCGCCTCATGCTCCTGCTAATGCTCATGTTTCTCCATCAAGACCGAGAACTCGAACTGAGGAGCCTATCGTGAAGGGAGCAGTTAAGCCCTCGCCCGAACATGGAGTAGCTGGGGAGGATGTAGAATTCATGCAGTCCAGTAATCCTCCTGCTCGATATGAAAATACAAATCAAAAAGCTGCTGGTGAATCAAATTACGGTGCCCGTAGACCGAAGCAAGCTCGTTCCCCAATGCCTAGTGCAGGATCCGAGCAAAGCTTTGATCATCCTCATCAGCATGCGAAAGTAGGGGGGAGAGTCGGCGGACCTCAGGCCTTGGAAGGAAAGAACTATGAGGGTAGTCAAGGTACCACTGGAAAATCACGTATGAGACAAGCTAATCTTGGAGATGACAGT CCTGATAAAGCCGCAGCAGTTCCAAGATTTGGTGATTGGGAGAATGATCCTCAGTCTGCTGAAAATTTTACCGATATATTCCAGAAAGTTCGGGATGAAAGGAATGCAGGGCCTGGAAACGTGTCGACCACCCCTAGACATTCTTCTTATCCAGCACGCGGTCAACCATCCAATCAACCAAAG AAATGTTGCTGCCCTTGGTGGTAA
- the LOC140972952 gene encoding uncharacterized protein isoform X1, which yields MSSQDRVRRYTRSRRRKPMLDVDLNVVPQMPWDQEGTSNHASSQDRQEGTMLLTATIDLDAYDDDVIISSPRAFAEAKNNSRRNHGRAVVVDLEPVVSEERPTHNKRARFPTSQTICDFYINLEGSGNSNSMRNRGQRATLTLPPPKEPTFSCPVCMGTLVEETSTKCGHIFCKACIKAAIAAQGKCPTCRRKITMKDMIRIYLPATNST from the exons ATGAGCAGCCAGGATCGAGTGAGGAGGTATACGAGGAGTAGACGGAGAAAGCCAATGTTAGATGTTGATCTTAATGTTGTGCCCCAAATGCCATGGGATCAGGAGGGGACTTCAAATCATGCAAGTTCCCAGGACAGGCAGGAAGGAACCATGCTACTGACTGCAACAATTGACCTGGATGCATATGATGATGATGTTATCATATCTTCCCCGAGGGCTTTTGCAGAA GCTAAAAACAATTCTAGAAGAAATCATGGACGTGCTGTTGTGGTTGATCTTGAACCTG TTGTTTCAGAAGAAAGGCCAACTCACAACAAGCGTGCAAGGTTTCCTACAAGCCAAACAATTTGCGATTTCTACATAAATCTAGAAGGCAGTGGCAATTCCAATTCCAtg AGAAACAGAGGACAGAGAGCGACGTTGACGCTGCCGCCACCAAAGGAGCCTACATTTAGTTGTCCAGTCTGCATGGGCACATTGGTTGAGGAGACGTCCACCAAGTGTGGTCACATTTTTTGCAAAGCGTGCATCAAAGCTGCCATAGCTGCTCAGGGCAAATGCCCTACCTGTAGGAGGAAAATAACTATGAAAGACATGATTAGAATTTATCTTCCCGCGACAAACAGTACTTAA
- the LOC140972953 gene encoding ethylene-responsive transcription factor-like protein At4g13040, translated as MVSIRRRRLLGLSSGRNPVFAPLPRVFEHGHTPENGVESARPSSVHPFLPTYNDMPKEESTFDNGTGSSKGSSSILQEDNFFQQFPEIKRRKRHRRKHVENQEPCIMRGVYLKNAKWQAAIKVDKKQIHLGTVGSQEEAARLYDRAAFMCGREPNFELSEEEKRELKKFKWEDFLAMTRSAISCKKVQRRTGPGSLRKHQNNDSEGEQERRVFSSSEDDA; from the exons ATGGTCAGCATCCGAAGACGGAGACTATTAGGATTGTCTTCTG GGAGGAATCCTGTCTTTGCTCCGCTTCCCAGAGTTTTTGAGCATGGACATACTCCCGAAAATGGTGTGGAGAGTGCAAGACCAAGCAGCGTTCATCCTTTCCTTCCAACCTATAATGACATGCCAAAAGAA GAATCTACCTTCGATAATGGGACTGGTTCATCAAAGGGATCTTCTTCCATTCTACAAGAAGATAACTTCTTTCAGCAATTCCCTG AGATCAAACGCAGAAAGAGGCACAGGAGAAAGCATGTCGAGAATCAAGAACCATGTATCATGAGAGGTGTTTATTTAAAGAACGCTAAATGGCAAGCTGCTATTAAAGTTGACAAGAAACAAATACATTTGGGGACAGTTGGATCTCAAGAAGAGGCTGCTCGATTGTACGACAG GGCTGCATTTATGTGTGGGAGGGAGCCAAACTTTGAACTCTCGGAGGAAGAAAAGCGGGAACTCAAGAAATTTAAGTGGGAAGATTTTTTAGCCATGACTCGTTCTGCAATTTCTTGCAAGA AGGTTCAGAGACGAACTGGCCCTGGTTCACTGAGAAAACACCAAAACAATGATTCCGAAGGCGAGCAAGAACGCCGTGTTTTTTCCTCATCTGAAGACGACGCATAG